A window from Garra rufa chromosome 14, GarRuf1.0, whole genome shotgun sequence encodes these proteins:
- the LOC141285232 gene encoding T-cell surface glycoprotein CD3 epsilon chain-like has protein sequence MIFMSFMFLLFTVTVNPAQSQGIEIKDNSVILSCSDTDTESVTWSNGKDSIVNKTYEVKAENEKVEGLFSCEYTKTDSVPNEQIKHVFYLRVKVCENCYELNGLLAWGVILGDLMVTGGVILIVYLFATKNSEGTQKKGSGSTEAQ, from the exons ATGATTTTTATGAGTTTCATGTTTCTGCTGTTCACCGTGACTGTGAATCCAGCTCAGAGTCAAG GAATAGAGATCaaagacaatagtgtcatttTGAGCTGCTCTGACACTGACACTGAGTCAGTAACGTGGTCAAATGGCAAAGATTCTATAGTCAATAAGACCTACGAAGTtaaagctgaaaatgaaaaagTTGAAGGACTCTTCAGCTGTGAATATACAAAGACAGATTCTGTTCCAAATGAACAAATAAAGCATGTGTTCTACCTCCGAGTAAAAG TGTGTGAGAACTGCTATGAGCTGAACGGGTTGCTGGCGTGGGGCGTCATTCTGGGTGATTTAATGGTCACAGGAGGAGTTATTCTCATCGTCTATCTCTTTGCTACCAAAAACAGCGAAGGGACACAGAAGAAag GCTCTGGATCCACAGAAGCGCAGTAA
- the LOC141284843 gene encoding myelin protein zero-like protein 2, which yields MCVERTHLMLLLLAASGWRCVSGIRVFTAGDVKAVNGTNVRLKCTFQSSAAVSASSVSVSWSFRPLGPGQQETVFYYQEKPFPPSEGRFKGKVEWAGDISGRDASVVLRKVPFTFNGTFSCQVKNPPDVHGNVGEVRLQVVSTASLSEILILCVAIGGAVLLILLLVMIVVSVRRCHRRRNPEPNHTILRQEQKDMTGW from the exons ATGTGTGTTGAACGGACTCATCTGATGCTGCTGCTGCTCGCCGCCTCAG GCTGGCGGTGTGTGTCCGGTATCCGGGTGTTCACGGCGGGTGATGTGAAGGCCGTTAACGGGACCAATGTGCGTCTCAAATGCACCTTCCAGAGTTCGGCTGCGGTCTCAGCGTCGAGCGTCTCGGTGTCCTGGAGCTTCAGACCTCTGGGTCCGGGACAGCAGGAGACG GTGTTTTATTATCAAGAGAAGCCATTTCCTCCTTCAGAGGGCCGCTTCAAGGGTAAGGTGGAGTGGGCCGGAGACATCAGCGGCCGCGACGCGTCTGTAGTGCTGCGCAAAGTGCCGTTTACGTTCAACGGGACGTTCAGCTGTCAGGTCAAGAACCCGCCGGATGTGCACGGGAACGTCGGTGAGGTGCGGCTGCAGGTCGTCAGCACAG CCTCGCTGTCTGAGATCCTGATTCTCTGTGTGGCCATTGGAGGCGCCGTTCTTCTGATTCTCCTGCTGGTGATGATCGTGGTGTCTGTGCGCCGCTGTCACAGACGGAGGAACCCAGAACCCAACCACACCATCCTCCGACAGGAGCAGAAGGACATGACGGGCTGGTGA